One window from the genome of Lawsonibacter asaccharolyticus encodes:
- a CDS encoding N-acetylneuraminate lyase produces MVNVKPEQFQKIWSALITPTNEDESVNYEALERIVELQIQDGAEGFYCCGSSGEGLLLTLEERKQVLEHVLKAADGRVPVISHVGTIRTRDVVDLARHAMSAGALAVSMIPPYYYKFSMDEIMGYYEDVIRAIPDVPAIVYNIPQFTGVEFSKENAGRLLSNENIVGIKHTSTNLYSLERMGQAFPGKALINGFDEQLLGALAMGSCATIGTTVNLFAPLFHRVRDAFDRGDMAQAYRWQHAINLRVEETVKLGIFNAMKYGWTLRGVDCGFCRAPFRPLDGAAREKMAQLMALPWSRYELPARQIRILIEKRETAPAAAPGRDGRTALRQPDRIPGAWGRKVLSGRGKKRFLWHPGRSCGKWGRSFGLGLRPGF; encoded by the coding sequence ATGGTAAACGTGAAGCCGGAGCAGTTCCAAAAGATCTGGTCGGCCCTCATCACCCCCACCAACGAGGACGAGAGCGTCAATTATGAGGCCCTGGAGCGCATCGTGGAGCTCCAGATCCAGGACGGCGCGGAGGGCTTCTACTGCTGCGGGTCCTCGGGGGAGGGGCTGCTGCTCACCCTGGAGGAGCGCAAGCAGGTGCTGGAGCACGTGCTCAAGGCGGCGGACGGGCGGGTGCCCGTTATCTCCCATGTAGGCACCATCCGCACCCGGGATGTGGTGGACCTGGCGCGGCACGCCATGTCCGCCGGGGCCCTGGCGGTGTCCATGATCCCGCCCTACTACTATAAGTTTTCCATGGACGAGATCATGGGCTACTACGAGGACGTGATCCGGGCCATCCCCGATGTGCCCGCCATCGTCTATAACATTCCCCAGTTCACCGGAGTGGAGTTCAGCAAGGAAAACGCGGGACGGCTGCTGTCCAACGAGAACATCGTAGGCATCAAGCACACCTCCACCAACCTGTACAGCCTGGAGCGGATGGGGCAGGCATTCCCTGGCAAGGCCCTGATCAACGGCTTTGACGAGCAGCTGCTGGGAGCTCTGGCTATGGGCTCCTGCGCCACCATCGGCACCACGGTCAACCTGTTTGCCCCCCTGTTCCACCGGGTGCGGGACGCCTTTGACCGGGGGGACATGGCCCAGGCCTACCGCTGGCAGCACGCCATCAACCTCCGGGTGGAGGAGACGGTGAAGCTGGGCATTTTCAACGCCATGAAATACGGCTGGACCCTGCGGGGGGTGGACTGCGGCTTCTGCCGCGCCCCCTTCCGGCCCCTGGACGGAGCGGCCAGGGAGAAGATGGCCCAGCTGATGGCCCTGCCCTGGAGCCGGTATGAGCTTCCGGCCCGTCAGATTCGTATCCTGATCGAAAAGAGAGAGACAGCGCCCGCCGCGGCTCCAGGCCGCGACGGGCGCACAGCATTGAGGCAGCCGGACCGCATCCCGGGAGCATGGGGGAGAAAAGTCCTTTCAGGCCGTGGAAAGAAAAGATTTTTGTGGCATCCAGGGAGATCTTGTGGTAAATGGGGCCGGTCATTCGGTCTGGGGCTCCGACCAGGCTTCTGA
- a CDS encoding 3-oxoacyl-(acyl-carrier-protein) reductase, translating to MDVNLVGTFLACQAVGARMVKAGKGGSIINVGSIYGMLSPIQDIYAYKKEMTGVPFIKPVAYSAAKSGIYNLTRYLATYWGKQGIRVNTLTPAGVWRDTQDEIFQANFCARMPMGRMSQENEYNGALIFLASQASSFMTGSNLVIDGGWTAW from the coding sequence GTGGATGTGAACCTGGTAGGCACCTTCCTGGCCTGCCAGGCGGTGGGCGCCCGGATGGTCAAGGCGGGCAAGGGCGGCTCCATCATCAATGTGGGCTCCATCTATGGCATGCTCTCTCCCATCCAGGACATCTATGCCTATAAGAAGGAGATGACCGGCGTCCCCTTCATCAAGCCGGTGGCCTACTCTGCCGCCAAGTCCGGCATCTATAACCTGACCCGCTACCTGGCCACCTACTGGGGCAAGCAGGGCATCCGGGTCAACACCCTCACCCCCGCCGGCGTGTGGCGGGACACCCAGGACGAGATATTCCAGGCCAACTTCTGCGCCCGGATGCCCATGGGCCGCATGTCTCAGGAGAATGAGTACAATGGCGCCCTGATCTTCCTGGCCTCCCAGGCGTCCTCCTTTATGACGGGTTCCAATCTGGTGATCGACGGGGGCTGGACAGCATGGTAA
- a CDS encoding oxidoreductase: MSDQLFSVENKICIVTGGLGQIGKNFVQELWKRGARVAVWGRTVNDERIAKTLGEEALKTSALRFYSVDITKKEEMNAALDDMEAVWGDAPDVLVNNAGIDTQPSAPPEVSGPLRTSRRRFSGK; this comes from the coding sequence ATGAGCGATCAACTGTTCAGCGTAGAAAATAAGATCTGCATCGTCACCGGCGGCCTGGGACAGATCGGCAAGAATTTCGTCCAGGAGCTCTGGAAGCGGGGCGCCAGGGTGGCCGTGTGGGGCCGCACCGTCAACGACGAGCGCATCGCCAAGACCCTGGGGGAGGAGGCCCTGAAGACCTCCGCTCTGCGTTTTTACTCTGTGGACATCACTAAGAAGGAGGAGATGAACGCCGCCCTGGACGACATGGAAGCGGTCTGGGGGGACGCCCCTGATGTGCTGGTGAACAACGCCGGCATCGACACTCAGCCCTCTGCGCCTCCGGAGGTGTCCGGTCCTTTGAGAACTTCCCGGAGGAGATTTTCCGGGAAGTAG
- a CDS encoding TRAP transporter subunit DctM: protein MVIFLIAFVLLLVIGVPISISIGASAVLGCLSLGYPLVVIGQKMVSGIDSFLLIAVPLFILAGNLMNAGKITEKIFDTAKELVGWIPGGLGHANVVASIIFAGMSGSAVADAGGLGAIEMEAMKKNGYDEDFAGAVTAASSVIGPIFPPSIPLIIYGSVASVSVDQLFMGGVVPGLLMGVLLMVMVLYFAIVRRYERHPFRLRALIRQFLGSIPALITPVIILCGFVVGWFTPTEASSIAVIYSLLIALFLYRTLDWKSFKKCLKDSAISSANTLFIIGTSTLFTYVMAMEGISRQFADVILGISSNPNVVLLVINVLLLVLGMVMEPGAILTLMLPVLLPIANGLGLDLVHFGVMVVLNLMIGQVTPPFGVCLFVISDVNKLKLERLYRSILPFLVPLILTLILVTYIPGIVTALPNALLS, encoded by the coding sequence ATGGTAATTTTTCTGATAGCGTTTGTGCTCCTTCTGGTCATTGGTGTCCCTATCAGCATCTCCATCGGCGCCTCCGCCGTGCTGGGGTGCCTGTCTCTGGGGTATCCCTTGGTGGTCATCGGCCAGAAGATGGTCAGCGGCATCGACTCTTTCCTGCTGATCGCAGTGCCCCTGTTCATTCTGGCGGGCAACCTGATGAATGCAGGCAAGATCACGGAGAAGATCTTTGATACGGCCAAAGAGCTGGTGGGCTGGATCCCCGGCGGCCTGGGCCATGCCAACGTGGTGGCCAGCATCATTTTCGCCGGCATGTCCGGCTCCGCTGTGGCCGACGCCGGCGGCTTGGGCGCCATTGAGATGGAGGCCATGAAAAAGAACGGCTATGACGAGGACTTCGCCGGCGCCGTCACCGCGGCCTCCTCCGTCATCGGACCCATCTTCCCGCCCTCCATCCCCTTGATCATCTACGGAAGTGTGGCCAGCGTCAGTGTGGACCAGCTGTTCATGGGCGGCGTGGTGCCCGGCCTGCTGATGGGCGTACTGCTCATGGTGATGGTCCTTTACTTCGCCATCGTGCGCAGGTATGAGCGCCACCCCTTCCGCCTGCGGGCCCTGATCCGCCAGTTCCTGGGCTCCATCCCCGCCCTCATCACCCCGGTCATCATCCTGTGTGGCTTCGTGGTGGGCTGGTTCACCCCTACAGAGGCGTCTTCCATTGCGGTTATCTACTCCCTGCTGATCGCCCTCTTCCTCTACCGGACCCTGGACTGGAAGAGCTTCAAGAAGTGCCTGAAGGACTCCGCCATCTCCTCTGCCAACACCCTGTTCATCATCGGCACCTCTACCCTGTTCACCTACGTCATGGCAATGGAGGGCATCTCCCGCCAGTTCGCTGATGTGATCCTGGGCATCAGCAGCAATCCCAACGTGGTCCTGCTGGTCATCAACGTCCTGCTGCTCGTCCTGGGCATGGTGATGGAGCCCGGCGCCATCCTGACCCTGATGCTCCCTGTGCTGCTGCCCATTGCCAACGGCCTGGGGCTGGACCTGGTCCACTTCGGCGTTATGGTGGTACTCAACCTGATGATCGGTCAGGTGACCCCGCCCTTCGGCGTGTGCCTGTTCGTCATCTCCGACGTAAACAAGCTGAAGCTGGAACGGCTGTATCGATCCATCCTGCCCTTCCTGGTCCCCTTGATTTTAACGCTGATTCTGGTAACCTATATACCGGGGATCGTTACGGCCCTGCCAAACGCCCTGCTGAGCTGA
- a CDS encoding TRAP-type C4-dicarboxylate transport system, which produces MKLCNKISKGVAKGAEVICMLTIAALVLVIVVELLRRNFLGQSFGGNVQLCGILFLWMAFIGLIPLYRDSGLMRLDFLVARTKGPVYEVLYFANKLFSLLLGVVMVVAFAAQYPYVSTRTYSTFTIPVPYTVQYFPMCLAGAYMALESLRQMAEHVAEKARGSRAQV; this is translated from the coding sequence ATGAAATTGTGTAACAAGATATCCAAAGGGGTGGCCAAGGGCGCGGAAGTGATCTGCATGCTCACCATTGCGGCCCTGGTGCTGGTCATCGTGGTGGAGCTGCTCCGCCGTAACTTCCTGGGCCAGTCCTTTGGCGGGAACGTGCAGCTGTGCGGCATCCTCTTCCTGTGGATGGCCTTTATCGGTCTGATCCCCCTGTACCGGGACAGCGGCCTGATGCGCCTGGACTTCCTTGTCGCCCGCACCAAGGGCCCGGTGTACGAGGTGCTGTACTTCGCCAACAAGCTGTTCAGCCTGTTGCTGGGCGTGGTGATGGTCGTCGCCTTCGCCGCCCAGTATCCCTATGTCAGCACCCGCACCTATTCCACCTTCACTATCCCGGTGCCCTATACGGTGCAGTATTTCCCCATGTGCCTGGCTGGAGCCTATATGGCGCTGGAGTCTCTGCGGCAGATGGCGGAGCACGTGGCAGAAAAGGCCCGGGGCAGCCGGGCGCAGGTATAA
- a CDS encoding TRAP dicarboxylate family transporter subunit: protein MKKLASLVLAGAMAFSLAACGNNSTPAGGSSANAGTSTPAASTPASGGIEPIELTIYSPGNENSVPTKTIIEYARLVNEASDGAITLDVHHSNELGSDAESIESTRMGTIDLIFAGTSGFTSFYEKAKVLDLPFLFDSAEQAYEVTNSEIGEQIFSGLEEFGLVFLSEGDNGMRHISTTNRPVHTAADVQGLKIRVPESQLYLDVWQALGATPVALALPELALALSNGTAEAQDNATYHLVANATYDDIKYFSNINYMWMGCTMAANANTWNGLDPAVQEILKEQAKAAAKYSFDTIAADNETATKTLQDAGVEFDFEPDVQSFKDALGGDAYYDQYKDESWYDQELLDAILAEVR from the coding sequence ATGAAAAAACTTGCTTCCCTTGTACTGGCCGGCGCCATGGCCTTTTCCCTGGCTGCCTGCGGAAACAACAGCACTCCTGCCGGCGGCAGCTCCGCCAATGCCGGCACCAGCACTCCAGCCGCCAGCACTCCCGCCTCCGGCGGCATCGAGCCCATTGAGCTGACCATCTATTCCCCCGGCAACGAGAACTCCGTCCCCACTAAGACAATCATTGAGTACGCCCGTCTGGTGAACGAGGCCTCTGACGGCGCCATCACCCTGGATGTCCACCACTCCAACGAGCTGGGCAGCGACGCCGAATCTATCGAGTCCACCCGCATGGGCACCATCGACCTGATCTTTGCCGGCACCTCCGGTTTTACCTCCTTCTATGAGAAAGCCAAGGTGCTGGACCTGCCCTTCCTGTTTGACAGCGCGGAGCAGGCCTATGAGGTGACCAACAGCGAGATCGGTGAGCAGATCTTCTCCGGCCTCGAGGAGTTCGGCCTGGTCTTCCTGTCCGAGGGCGATAACGGCATGCGCCACATCTCCACCACCAACCGGCCCGTCCACACCGCCGCCGACGTGCAGGGCCTGAAGATCCGCGTGCCTGAGAGCCAGCTGTACCTGGACGTGTGGCAGGCTCTGGGCGCCACCCCCGTGGCCCTGGCTCTGCCTGAGCTGGCCCTGGCCCTGTCCAATGGCACCGCCGAGGCCCAGGATAATGCCACCTATCACCTGGTCGCCAACGCCACTTATGACGACATCAAATACTTCTCCAACATCAACTACATGTGGATGGGCTGCACCATGGCCGCCAACGCCAACACCTGGAACGGCCTGGACCCCGCCGTACAGGAGATCCTGAAGGAACAGGCCAAGGCAGCTGCCAAGTACAGCTTTGACACCATCGCCGCCGACAACGAGACCGCCACCAAGACTCTGCAGGACGCCGGCGTGGAGTTCGACTTCGAGCCTGATGTCCAGTCCTTCAAGGACGCGCTGGGCGGCGACGCCTACTATGATCAGTATAAGGATGAGAGCTGGTACGACCAGGAGCTGCTGGACGCCATCCTGGCGGAGGTGCGCTGA
- a CDS encoding transcriptional regulator GntR family produces the protein MEPISRVPIVQQVEERIRELIQEEQYQPGKKLPPEMELCQRLGVGRGTVREAFRLLQAKGVVEIKPGRGAFVAENPAERDIGAIDWLVENERELRDSIEIRTALEPMAARRMAERCNTEDIRRLENIHRSFLSAIQEGDAAMIGRLDEQFHSAIVESSGNALMIEINSHVCQGMQTFRSKTFQVEQNVKNAVMPHSNIMNAILARDAAQAEREMRAHLDKVQEDLTQNIHAPGHETK, from the coding sequence ATGGAACCCATTTCCAGGGTCCCCATTGTCCAGCAGGTAGAGGAGAGGATCAGAGAGCTGATCCAGGAGGAGCAGTATCAGCCTGGGAAAAAGCTGCCGCCGGAGATGGAGCTGTGCCAGCGCCTGGGAGTGGGCCGTGGCACTGTGCGGGAGGCATTCCGGCTGCTCCAGGCCAAGGGTGTGGTGGAGATCAAGCCGGGACGGGGGGCCTTTGTGGCGGAGAACCCTGCAGAGCGGGATATCGGGGCCATCGACTGGCTGGTGGAGAACGAGCGGGAGCTGCGGGACTCCATCGAGATCCGCACAGCGCTGGAGCCTATGGCGGCCCGGCGGATGGCGGAGCGGTGCAACACCGAGGATATCCGCCGCCTGGAGAACATCCACCGCAGCTTCCTAAGCGCCATTCAGGAGGGGGACGCGGCTATGATCGGCCGCCTGGACGAGCAGTTCCACAGCGCCATTGTGGAGAGCAGCGGGAACGCACTGATGATCGAGATCAACAGCCATGTGTGCCAGGGAATGCAGACCTTCCGCAGCAAAACCTTCCAGGTGGAGCAGAACGTGAAGAACGCGGTCATGCCCCACAGCAATATTATGAACGCCATCCTGGCCCGGGATGCCGCCCAGGCGGAGCGGGAGATGCGGGCCCATCTGGACAAGGTCCAGGAGGATCTGACCCAGAACATCCATGCCCCGGGACACGAGACAAAATAA